The Tenebrio molitor chromosome 3, icTenMoli1.1, whole genome shotgun sequence genome contains a region encoding:
- the LOC138126213 gene encoding alanine--glyoxylate aminotransferase-like, giving the protein MDIPPPQVLKQPLKVPQKTLMGPGPSNCSPRVMNAISQPILGHMHPEIFKIMDDIKEGVRYVFQTTNPLTLVVSTSGHGGMEAVLCNLLEPGDVALITVNGIWGERAASMAARYGACVVTIETEPGNNFTLAQLENAVSKHRPRLLFVTQGESSSGVYQNVEGIGDVCHRYGCLLAVDTVASLGGVPLLADRWGVDAIYTGSQKVLGAPAGLAPISFSPRAQRRIFERKTPVKVLYWDMTVLGDYWNCFGRPRVYHHTISSQLLYGLREGLAMIAEEGLDNVMKRHQACAERFYRGLEKLELEPFVEDVHKRLPTVTSIKVPNNVDWRDVVTYAMKTYSVEISGGLGPTANQVFRVGLMGYNATLTNVDLVLEVLQEALDFARTRRRSKL; this is encoded by the exons ATGGACATCCCGCCACCTCAAGTACTGAAACAACCCCTGAAAGTCCCCCAGAAGACTCTGATGGGACCGGGACCTTCCAACTGCTCCCCAAGAGTCATGAACGCGATCAGTCAACCCATATTGGGACACATGCACCCTGAGATTTTCAAG ATCATGGACGACATCAAAGAAGGAGTTCGCTACGTGTTTCAAACCACCAACCCCTTGACCTTGGTTGTGAGCACTTCGGGCCACGGCGGCATGGAAGCCGTGCTTTGCAACCTCCTGGAACCCGGCGACGTTGCGTTAATTACCGTCAACGGCATCTGGGGTGAAAGAGCCGCTTCAATGGCCGCCCGGTATGGTGCTTGCGTTGTCACCATCGAGACCGAGCCCGGCAACAATTTCACCCTGGCCCAGCTCGAAAACGCTGTCTCTAAACACCGCCCTCGACTCCTTTTCGTCACTCAAGGCGAGAGTTCTTCGGGAGTTTACCAAAACGTAGAAGGAATCGGCGATGTTTGCCACAGGTACGGTTGTCTCTTGGCAGTAGATACCGTTGCATCTTTGGGCGGAGTTCCCCTACTCGCTGACAGGTGGGGTGTAGACGCCATCTATACTGGTAGCCAGAAAGTACTAGGCGCACCGGCGGGGCTCGCACCGATTTCTTTCAGCCCCAGAGCACa GCGACGCATTTTCGAACGGAAAACACCAGTCAAGGTTTTGTACTGGGACATGACAGTTTTAGGGGATTACTGGAATTGCTTCGGACGCCCCCGAGTTTATCATCACACAATTTCTTCACAATTGCTCTACGGACTAAGGGAAGGTTTGGCCATGATCGCCGAAGAGGGACTCGACAACGTGATGAAAAGGCACCAAGCGTGTGCGGAGAGGTTTTACCGAGGCTTAGAAAAACTGGAACTGGAGCCGTTTGTCGAAGATGTGCATAAGAGGTTGCCTACGGTCACTTCCATAAAAGTTCCCAACAATGTGGACTGGCGAGATGTCGTCACGTATGCCATGAAAAC TTATTCAGTGGAGATCAGTGGAGGATTAGGACCCACCGCGAACCAGGTCTTCAGAGTCGGTCTCATGGGATACAACGCCACTCTCACGAACGTCGACCTAGTCCTGGAGGTGTTGCAAGAAGCACTGGACTTTGCTCGGACCAGAAGACGCagtaaattgtaa
- the LOC138126211 gene encoding alanine--glyoxylate aminotransferase-like produces MKMDIPPPQVLKQPLKVPQKTLMGPGPSNCSPRVMNAISQPILGHMHPEIFKIMDDIKEGVRYVFQTTNPLTLVVSTSGHGGMEAVLCNLLETGDVALITVNGIWGERAASMAARYGACVVTIETEPGNNFTLAQLENAVSKHRPRLLFVTQGESSTGVYQNVEGIGDVCHRYGCLLAVDTVASLGGVPLLADKWGVDAIYTGSQKVLGAPAGLAPISFSPRAQRRIFERKTPVKVLYWDMTVLGDYWNCFGRPRVYHHTISSQLLYGLREGLAMIAEEGLDNVMKRHQACAERFYRGLEKLELEPFVEDVHKRLPTVTSIKVPNNVDWRDVVTYAMKTYSVEISGGLGPTANQVFRVGLMGYNATLTNVDLVLEVLQEALDFARTRRRSKL; encoded by the exons ATGAAAATGGACATCCCGCCACCTCAAGTACTGAAACAACCCCTGAAAGTCCCCCAGAAGACTCTGATGGGACCGGGACCTTCCAACTGCTCCCCAAGAGTCATGAACGCGATCAGTCAACCCATATTGGGACACATGCACCCTGAGATTTTCAAG ATCATGGACGACATCAAAGAAGGAGTTCGCTACGTGTTTCAAACCACCAACCCCTTGACCTTGGTTGTGAGCACTTCAGGCCACGGCGGCATGGAAGCCGTCCTTTGCAATCTCTTGGAAACCGGCGACGTTGCGTTAATCACCGTCAACGGCATCTGGGGTGAAAGAGCCGCTTCAATGGCGGCCCGATACGGTGCTTGCGTTGTCACCATCGAGACCGAGCCCGGCAACAATTTCACTCTGGCCCAGCTCGAAAACGCTGTCTCTAAACACCGCCCTCGACTCCTTTTCGTCACTCAAGGCGAGAGTTCTACGGGAGTTTACCAAAACGTAGAAGGAATCGGCGATGTTTGCCACAGGTACGGCTGTCTCTTGGCAGTAGATACCGTTGCATCTTTGGGCGGAGTTCCCCTACTCGCTGACAAGTGGGGTGTAGACGCCATCTATACTGGCAGCCAGAAAGTACTAGGCGCACCGGCGGGGCTCGCACCGATTTCTTTCAGCCCCAGAGCACa GCGACGCATTTTCGAACGGAAAACACCAGTCAAGGTTTTGTACTGGGACATGACAGTTTTAGGGGATTACTGGAATTGCTTCGGACGTCCCCGAGTTTATCATCACACAATTTCTTCACAATTGCTCTACGGACTAAGGGAAGGTTTGGCCATGATCGCCGAAGAGGGACTCGACAACGTAATGAAAAGACACCAAGCGTGTGCGGAGAGGTTTTACCGAGGCTTAGAAAAACTGGAACTGGAACCGTTTGTCGAAGATGTGCATAAGAGGTTGCCTACGGTCACTTCCATAAAAGTTCCCAACAATGTGGACTGGCGAGATGTCGTCACGTATGCCATGAAAAC TTATTCAGTGGAGATCAGTGGAGGATTAGGACCCACCGCGAACCAGGTCTTCAGAGTCGGTCTCATGGGATACAACGCCACTCTCACGAACGTCGACCTAGTCCTGGAGGTGTTGCAAGAAGCACTGGACTTTGCTCGGACCAGAAGACGCagtaaattgtaa